One region of Paucibacter aquatile genomic DNA includes:
- a CDS encoding NnrS family protein produces the protein MLSPHRPLFAAAAALWLSSALWWSACLLWLLPAGVLPVSVLHGWLMSLGMMPLFIAGFAGTSFPRWLDQEPLDGSRLLLPAVAAWLAWVGLLLADAAGRRGLAAGFAAVPGLFMLGIAVVLLRRCARHGARFSVHAWGIAAGLLWGGLCQLCAALAVLVEQATLLQAAQRLGLWLGVGSIFMLALQRLTPFVHQQGRRAPGLLIGLLLSLLLRAGLDLAALWAWPLPAPMHLLAAAALLCLAVFVLRDAQRRELLAARRTPLVAQLHAGYVWLGLSLALDALAQGGAGLGRPDLQRALAVAALHALTLGFMGTTLLAMASRVSAVQQGRSVAVDRGLSLMQALLQLLTAARLAAAMAPVWPGLVDLLPAVALAYLVLALAWSLRYGPWLLQRGRGKSRER, from the coding sequence ATGCTGTCGCCCCACCGTCCGTTGTTCGCGGCTGCCGCTGCGCTGTGGCTGAGCAGCGCACTCTGGTGGAGCGCGTGCTTGTTGTGGCTGCTGCCTGCCGGTGTGCTGCCGGTGTCGGTCCTGCATGGCTGGCTGATGAGTCTGGGCATGATGCCGCTGTTCATTGCCGGCTTTGCTGGCACCAGCTTTCCGCGCTGGCTGGACCAAGAGCCGCTCGACGGCAGCCGGCTCCTGCTGCCCGCTGTGGCCGCCTGGCTGGCCTGGGTGGGCTTGCTGCTGGCCGATGCTGCGGGCCGGCGCGGCCTGGCCGCCGGGTTCGCAGCCGTGCCGGGCCTGTTCATGCTTGGCATCGCCGTGGTCCTGCTGCGCCGCTGTGCCCGGCACGGTGCACGCTTTTCAGTTCATGCCTGGGGCATAGCCGCCGGCTTGCTCTGGGGCGGCCTGTGCCAGCTGTGTGCTGCGCTGGCTGTGCTGGTCGAGCAGGCGACGTTGTTGCAGGCGGCTCAGCGCCTGGGTTTGTGGCTGGGCGTCGGCAGCATCTTCATGCTGGCCTTGCAGCGCTTGACGCCGTTTGTGCACCAGCAAGGCCGACGCGCGCCAGGCCTCTTGATCGGTCTGCTGCTCAGCCTGCTGCTGCGCGCTGGCCTGGACCTGGCCGCGCTCTGGGCCTGGCCGCTGCCAGCGCCGATGCACCTGTTGGCTGCTGCGGCACTGCTGTGCCTGGCGGTGTTTGTTTTGCGCGACGCGCAGCGGCGCGAACTGCTGGCCGCCCGACGCACGCCCCTGGTCGCCCAGCTTCATGCCGGCTATGTATGGCTGGGTCTCAGCCTGGCCTTGGACGCGCTGGCGCAAGGGGGAGCCGGATTGGGCCGCCCGGATCTGCAGCGCGCACTGGCCGTAGCGGCCCTGCATGCGCTGACGCTCGGATTCATGGGCACGACTCTGCTGGCCATGGCCAGCCGGGTCAGTGCGGTGCAGCAGGGCCGAAGCGTGGCCGTCGACCGAGGTTTGAGTTTGATGCAAGCCCTGCTGCAGTTGCTGACTGCTGCCCGTTTGGCTGCCGCGATGGCTCCTGTCTGGCCGGGCCTTGTAGACCTGCTGCCTGCAGTTGCGCTGGCTTACCTGGTTCTGGCTCTGGCCTGGAGCTTGCGCTATGGGCCGTGGCTGCTACAAAGAGGGAGAGGGAAGAGTCGTGAGCGATGA
- a CDS encoding cytochrome D1 domain-containing protein — protein sequence MKLNRTHLPRPLRYPSHLSLLGQLALLVCLPLSLGVQAQEGKKDISPGDVKYHAAPSALSDVPMVQSSNPKAPPMTQAEFDVARKIYFERCAGCHGVLRKGATGKPLTPDITLGKGTDYLKVFIAYGSPAGMPNWQTSGEMSEQQVDLMARYIQHDAPTPPEFGMADMKATWKVVVPPEKRPTKKMNNYNIENIFSTTLRDTGEVALIDGDSKQIINIVKTGYAVHISRTSASGRYLFVIGRDAKINMIDLWMEKPDNVAEIRMGLEARSVEASKYKGYEDKLVIAGAYWPPQYVIMKGDTLEPLKIVSTRGNTVDKQEYHPEPRVASIVASHYRPEFIVNVKETGKTLMVDYTDLNALKTIEVGTARFLHDGGWDSTKRYFMVAANQSNKIAVVDAKEDKLVKLVEVSKIPHPGRGANFIHPKFGPVWSTGHLGDEAISLVATDPVKHKQYAFKEVAQIKGQGGGALFIKTHPKSKHLYSDTPLNPDAAISQSVAVFDINALDKGFKVLPIAEWAGIKDDGAKRVVQPEYNKAGDEVWFSVWSAKDKQSAIVVVDDKTLKLKAVIKDPRLITPTGKFNVYNTQHDVY from the coding sequence ATGAAGCTGAACCGAACCCATTTGCCACGGCCTTTACGCTATCCGAGCCACCTGAGCCTGCTGGGTCAGCTGGCCTTGCTGGTCTGCTTGCCGCTGAGCCTGGGCGTGCAGGCTCAGGAGGGCAAGAAAGACATCAGCCCGGGCGATGTGAAGTACCACGCTGCGCCCTCGGCACTCAGCGATGTGCCCATGGTGCAGAGCAGCAACCCCAAGGCGCCGCCCATGACTCAGGCCGAGTTCGATGTCGCGCGCAAGATCTACTTCGAGCGCTGCGCCGGCTGCCACGGTGTCCTGCGCAAGGGCGCCACCGGCAAGCCCTTGACGCCCGACATCACACTGGGCAAGGGCACGGACTATCTGAAGGTCTTCATCGCCTATGGCTCGCCCGCCGGCATGCCGAACTGGCAGACCTCGGGCGAGATGAGCGAGCAGCAGGTGGACCTGATGGCGCGCTACATCCAGCACGACGCGCCAACGCCGCCCGAGTTCGGCATGGCCGATATGAAGGCCACGTGGAAGGTGGTGGTGCCGCCCGAGAAGCGGCCGACCAAGAAGATGAACAACTACAACATCGAGAACATCTTCTCGACCACGCTGCGTGACACCGGCGAAGTGGCCCTGATCGACGGCGACAGCAAGCAGATCATCAACATCGTCAAGACCGGCTACGCGGTGCACATCTCGCGCACCTCCGCCTCGGGGCGCTATCTGTTCGTGATCGGTCGTGACGCCAAGATCAATATGATCGATCTGTGGATGGAGAAGCCCGACAACGTGGCCGAGATTCGCATGGGCCTGGAAGCCCGTTCGGTGGAGGCCAGCAAGTACAAGGGCTATGAGGACAAGCTGGTGATCGCCGGTGCCTACTGGCCGCCCCAGTATGTGATCATGAAGGGCGACACCCTGGAGCCGCTGAAGATCGTCTCCACCCGCGGCAACACCGTGGACAAGCAGGAGTACCACCCCGAGCCGCGCGTGGCCTCCATCGTGGCCAGCCACTACCGGCCCGAGTTCATCGTCAACGTCAAGGAAACCGGCAAGACTTTGATGGTGGACTACACCGATCTGAATGCACTCAAGACCATCGAGGTCGGCACTGCTCGCTTCTTGCATGACGGCGGCTGGGACAGCACCAAGCGCTATTTCATGGTGGCCGCCAACCAGAGCAACAAGATCGCCGTGGTGGACGCCAAGGAAGACAAGCTGGTGAAGCTGGTTGAGGTCAGCAAGATCCCGCACCCGGGCCGCGGCGCCAACTTCATCCATCCCAAGTTCGGCCCGGTCTGGAGCACCGGCCACCTGGGTGACGAGGCCATCTCCCTGGTCGCCACCGATCCCGTCAAGCACAAGCAGTACGCCTTCAAGGAAGTGGCGCAGATCAAGGGTCAGGGCGGCGGCGCGCTTTTCATCAAGACGCACCCGAAGTCCAAGCATCTGTACTCGGACACGCCGTTGAATCCTGATGCCGCGATCTCGCAGTCGGTGGCGGTGTTCGACATCAATGCGCTCGACAAGGGCTTCAAGGTGCTGCCGATCGCCGAGTGGGCGGGTATCAAGGACGACGGCGCCAAGCGTGTGGTCCAGCCTGAGTACAACAAGGCCGGTGATGAAGTCTGGTTCTCGGTCTGGTCGGCCAAGGACAAGCAAAGCGCCATCGTCGTGGTGGACGACAAGACGCTCAAGCTCAAGGCGGTGATCAAGGACCCGCGCCT
- a CDS encoding TonB-dependent receptor plug domain-containing protein, with translation MKTLHAHPARPRFALLLPPAGPRVHSRALAAAALCALVSGLASADAIPGPAGGLEQLPLVVVSATRHAMALVDAPAAISVVTQEQIEQRGAGNVLEALRGEPGVAVFGRTISGRKTLSLRGMDARHTLFLVDGRRIGASDGVIGHSDFQIDWLSTDDIERIEVVRGPLSVLYGAEALGGVVNIITRAPSLAWQGAVRLEGSQAEGGRGGDGHRASARLSGALAPELSARLSLADSRRDDVAAASDARISDIEGRHRRDAALALRWTPLAGHQFDLDLRSGDEDRHGLAVERSGKKRVYASDTALQRRHRSLSWEADWNGSAGARVNRVDAGLHSLLRLYDSRIAMENTRSNGVASLRPNTLKDQVLEGQLSGRVGAQQLSAGFEARQERLDNEGLPGGRASARHHALYVQDELEFGRQFSLTAGLRQDQHQRFGTAWSPRLYGVWHLAPEWTLKGGASTGFKPPTIKQISPGYQEDEGPYTYVSNIALKPEKNRGLEIGLGWDRQDAGLQAMLFDNRLRDLIVPVLVSSSGPRSTFRFQNVDRARLRGLELSARARLGSGFSAGLNYQYLDARDGQDQRLEKRPRHTVAAELAWAQGPWRAQIRTERSSGQLMASAVVGQPLQAVPALTLSGASLGRSLGPQLDLDLGVSNLGNSVLSQRSPLFTWAEAPRTWRLSLRGRW, from the coding sequence ATGAAGACCCTCCACGCCCACCCTGCCCGCCCCCGCTTCGCCCTTCTTCTGCCTCCAGCTGGCCCACGAGTCCACAGCCGCGCCCTCGCGGCCGCCGCCCTGTGCGCCCTGGTCAGCGGCCTGGCCAGCGCCGATGCCATTCCAGGCCCGGCCGGCGGTCTGGAACAACTGCCTCTGGTGGTGGTGTCGGCCACCCGCCACGCCATGGCCTTGGTGGACGCACCGGCCGCCATCAGCGTCGTCACACAGGAACAGATCGAGCAGCGCGGCGCCGGCAATGTGCTGGAAGCCCTGCGCGGCGAGCCCGGCGTGGCCGTGTTCGGGCGCACCATCAGCGGCCGCAAAACCCTCAGCCTGCGCGGCATGGACGCACGCCACACCCTGTTCCTGGTCGATGGCCGCCGCATCGGCGCCAGCGACGGCGTGATCGGCCACTCGGACTTCCAGATCGACTGGCTGTCGACCGACGACATCGAGCGCATCGAGGTGGTACGCGGCCCGCTCTCGGTGCTCTACGGCGCCGAAGCCCTGGGTGGGGTGGTCAACATCATCACCCGCGCCCCGAGCCTGGCCTGGCAAGGCGCTGTGCGCCTGGAAGGCAGCCAGGCCGAGGGCGGTCGCGGCGGTGACGGCCACCGCGCCTCGGCGCGCCTCAGCGGCGCCCTGGCGCCCGAGCTCAGCGCACGGCTCAGCCTGGCCGACAGTCGCCGTGACGATGTGGCCGCCGCCAGCGATGCGCGCATCTCGGACATCGAAGGCCGGCATCGCCGCGACGCCGCCCTCGCCCTGCGCTGGACGCCGCTCGCAGGCCATCAATTCGACCTGGACTTGCGCAGCGGCGACGAAGATCGTCACGGCCTCGCCGTCGAGCGCAGCGGCAAGAAACGCGTCTATGCCTCGGACACCGCGCTGCAGCGGCGTCACCGCAGCCTGAGCTGGGAGGCCGACTGGAATGGCAGCGCAGGCGCAAGGGTGAACCGAGTGGATGCAGGGCTGCACAGCTTGCTGCGCCTCTACGACAGTCGCATCGCCATGGAAAACACGCGCAGCAACGGGGTCGCCAGCCTGCGCCCGAACACTTTGAAGGACCAGGTGCTCGAGGGACAATTGAGCGGTCGTGTCGGGGCTCAACAGCTGAGCGCCGGCTTCGAGGCCCGCCAGGAGCGGCTGGACAACGAGGGCCTGCCCGGCGGTAGGGCTTCAGCCCGCCACCACGCGCTCTACGTGCAGGACGAACTCGAGTTCGGCCGTCAGTTCAGCCTGACCGCGGGCCTGCGCCAGGACCAGCACCAGCGCTTTGGCACCGCCTGGAGTCCGCGCCTCTACGGCGTCTGGCATCTCGCACCCGAGTGGACACTCAAGGGCGGGGCCAGCACCGGCTTCAAGCCGCCCACGATCAAGCAGATCAGCCCCGGTTACCAGGAAGACGAGGGCCCGTACACCTACGTCTCCAACATCGCGCTCAAGCCCGAGAAGAACCGCGGCCTGGAGATCGGCCTGGGCTGGGACCGCCAGGATGCCGGACTGCAGGCCATGCTGTTCGACAACCGCCTGCGCGACCTGATCGTGCCCGTGCTGGTCAGCAGCAGCGGCCCACGCAGCACCTTCCGCTTCCAGAATGTGGACCGTGCCCGCCTGCGCGGCCTGGAGCTCAGCGCCCGCGCACGCCTCGGCAGTGGCTTCAGCGCCGGCCTCAACTACCAATACCTCGATGCCCGTGACGGCCAGGATCAGCGGCTTGAAAAACGCCCGCGCCACACCGTGGCAGCCGAACTGGCTTGGGCGCAAGGGCCCTGGCGTGCTCAGATTCGAACGGAGCGCAGCAGCGGTCAGCTGATGGCGTCCGCCGTTGTTGGCCAGCCCTTGCAGGCCGTGCCGGCCCTGACCCTGAGCGGCGCCAGCCTGGGCCGCAGCCTGGGCCCCCAGCTCGACCTGGACCTGGGCGTCAGCAATCTGGGCAACAGCGTGCTGTCGCAGCGCTCACCGCTGTTCACCTGGGCCGAGGCGCCGCGAACCTGGCGCCTGAGCCTGCGCGGACGCTGGTGA
- a CDS encoding LuxR C-terminal-related transcriptional regulator: MNAESSKARVLVVDDHSLFRRGLIALLAGDGRFEVVAEAGDAAEAQRRAAECQPDVILLDQHLPGVLGADAVAGLLEVAPAARVLMLTVSEDEADLARALRQGACGYLLKTTDSDVLIQSLLQVLSGQSAVSPEMTSKLVNAFQSLGRQSSAAVAGAPSTAEPVVPEAQAAPSISPREQEILAHIAKGASNKEIARALGIAETTVKIHVQHILRKLGLSSRVQAAVFASQRGL, translated from the coding sequence ATGAACGCTGAAAGTTCCAAGGCACGGGTCCTGGTGGTCGACGACCACAGCCTGTTTCGCCGTGGCCTGATTGCCTTGCTGGCCGGTGACGGCCGCTTTGAGGTGGTGGCCGAGGCCGGTGACGCGGCAGAAGCGCAGCGTCGGGCGGCCGAGTGCCAGCCCGACGTCATCCTGCTCGACCAGCATTTGCCCGGCGTGCTCGGCGCCGATGCTGTGGCTGGCCTGTTGGAAGTGGCGCCGGCGGCGCGGGTGTTGATGTTGACCGTCAGCGAGGACGAGGCCGACCTGGCCCGGGCCTTGCGCCAGGGCGCTTGCGGCTACCTGCTCAAGACCACGGACAGTGATGTGCTGATCCAGTCCTTGCTGCAGGTGCTGTCCGGGCAGTCGGCCGTCAGCCCGGAGATGACCAGCAAGCTGGTCAACGCGTTCCAAAGCCTGGGTCGGCAGTCTTCTGCTGCGGTCGCAGGCGCCCCGTCGACTGCCGAGCCGGTCGTGCCCGAGGCCCAGGCTGCTCCTTCGATTTCGCCTCGCGAACAGGAAATCCTGGCCCATATCGCCAAGGGCGCCAGCAACAAGGAGATCGCTCGCGCCCTGGGCATTGCCGAAACCACGGTGAAGATCCATGTGCAGCACATCCTGCGCAAGCTGGGCCTGAGCTCGCGCGTGCAGGCTGCGGTGTTCGCCAGCCAGCGCGGCCTTTGA
- a CDS encoding SirB2 family protein encodes MSFLEHLSALLQLLQSHYPVIKLAHISLVACSASLFTARGLAVLAGAAWPMQKVARRLSVLIDVALLAAGLSLWTLLGLNPGRDPWLASKLSLLLLYIVLGSIALKRGRSRGQRAAGLLAALLVLGLMVTVARTHHPLGLFH; translated from the coding sequence ATGAGTTTTCTTGAGCACCTGTCCGCCCTGCTGCAGCTCCTGCAGTCCCATTACCCGGTCATCAAGCTGGCCCACATCAGCCTGGTCGCCTGCAGCGCCAGCCTGTTCACAGCGCGTGGCTTGGCCGTGTTGGCCGGCGCTGCCTGGCCCATGCAGAAGGTGGCGCGCCGGCTCAGCGTGCTGATCGATGTGGCCTTGCTGGCCGCGGGCCTCAGCCTCTGGACCCTGCTGGGCCTGAACCCTGGCCGGGATCCCTGGCTCGCCAGCAAGCTGAGCCTGCTGCTGCTCTACATCGTGCTGGGCAGCATCGCCCTCAAGCGCGGCCGCAGCCGCGGCCAGCGCGCGGCAGGCTTGCTGGCCGCACTGCTGGTGCTGGGCTTGATGGTGACCGTGGCGCGTACGCACCACCCGCTGGGCCTGTTCCACTGA
- a CDS encoding Crp/Fnr family transcriptional regulator translates to MHGGQWVDLVSAWTQAPFPESALALSPVVAYELPALPVLDLCRQHPVLLATLLDSLSRSACDALESRQALATQDFPSRLAEWLLHEFMLKGQGDCLTLIQFKRDLAAQLGVTPETLSRTLRQFHEQGLIVMKHSQLRFPDPARLAALSQRPTSEPMS, encoded by the coding sequence TTGCACGGGGGGCAATGGGTGGACCTGGTCTCAGCCTGGACCCAGGCACCCTTCCCCGAGTCCGCCCTGGCCCTCAGCCCGGTGGTGGCCTATGAGCTTCCGGCACTGCCCGTGCTGGATCTCTGCCGCCAGCATCCGGTGCTGCTTGCCACCCTGCTGGACAGCCTGAGTCGTAGCGCTTGTGACGCCCTGGAGTCGCGCCAGGCCCTGGCCACTCAAGACTTCCCCTCACGACTCGCCGAATGGCTGCTTCATGAGTTCATGCTGAAGGGCCAAGGCGACTGTCTGACCCTGATCCAGTTCAAACGCGACTTGGCTGCGCAACTGGGCGTGACACCGGAGACCCTGTCCCGCACCCTGCGTCAGTTCCATGAGCAAGGCCTGATCGTGATGAAGCACAGCCAGCTGCGCTTCCCGGATCCCGCGCGCCTCGCCGCCCTGAGCCAGCGTCCGACCAGTGAGCCCATGAGTTGA
- a CDS encoding HPP family protein gives MPHRSNSPRPGPGTARLAGWRAACLAWLSAFLPGPLAIDNRERLRVVAGASLGIGLTAWLCHALAGAQPSPWLVAPLGASAVLVFAVPGSPLAQPWPVIGGNTVSALVAVLCMQLQVGPEWTAALAVGAAIAAMMALRCLHPPGGACALLVVLNGISDPAFALQPVLLNSVLLVLCGMVYNQATKRPYPHRAAAAVPAADLDLDQVLARYNQVLDISRDELRALIEDTQLQGYQRRLADLRARDIMSTHIITVAHSWPLAQAWPLFRQHKIKAMPVVDAQGELVGIVTPADFLRSPGFDAAAVLAPGGLQVGQIMTRSVRVVSADRHLAELIPVFASSGHHHLPVIDAQQRPLGMVTQSDVVAALSGSLLRAAQPT, from the coding sequence GTGCCCCATCGTTCCAATTCACCGCGCCCAGGCCCAGGGACGGCCAGGCTTGCCGGCTGGCGCGCTGCGTGCCTGGCCTGGCTGAGCGCCTTCCTGCCGGGCCCCCTGGCCATCGACAACCGCGAGCGCCTGCGTGTGGTGGCTGGTGCCAGTCTGGGTATTGGCTTGACGGCCTGGCTGTGCCACGCGCTGGCCGGCGCTCAGCCCAGCCCTTGGCTGGTGGCGCCCCTGGGGGCCAGCGCGGTGCTGGTGTTCGCCGTGCCTGGCAGTCCGTTGGCCCAGCCCTGGCCCGTGATTGGCGGCAACACGGTGTCAGCCCTGGTGGCCGTGCTCTGCATGCAGCTCCAAGTCGGGCCGGAGTGGACCGCAGCGCTTGCGGTGGGGGCGGCTATCGCGGCCATGATGGCGCTGCGCTGCCTGCATCCGCCGGGCGGGGCTTGCGCTTTGCTGGTGGTTTTGAATGGCATCAGCGACCCCGCTTTTGCCTTGCAGCCGGTGTTGCTCAACTCGGTCTTGCTGGTGCTCTGTGGCATGGTCTACAACCAGGCCACAAAGCGGCCCTATCCGCACCGTGCGGCCGCGGCCGTGCCGGCGGCCGATCTGGACCTCGACCAGGTGCTGGCGCGCTACAACCAGGTCCTGGACATCAGTCGCGACGAGTTGCGTGCGCTGATTGAAGACACCCAGCTGCAGGGCTATCAGCGGCGCCTGGCCGATCTGCGCGCCCGGGACATCATGTCCACGCACATCATCACCGTGGCGCACAGCTGGCCGCTGGCTCAGGCCTGGCCTCTGTTCCGCCAGCACAAGATCAAGGCCATGCCCGTGGTGGACGCCCAAGGCGAGCTCGTGGGCATCGTCACGCCGGCCGATTTTTTGCGCAGCCCGGGCTTCGACGCTGCGGCGGTTCTGGCGCCCGGCGGCCTGCAGGTGGGCCAGATCATGACGCGTTCGGTGCGGGTGGTCTCGGCCGATCGCCATCTGGCCGAGCTGATCCCGGTCTTCGCCAGCAGCGGCCACCATCACCTGCCCGTGATCGATGCGCAGCAGCGACCGCTCGGCATGGTCACCCAGTCGGATGTGGTGGCCGCCCTGTCCGGCAGCCTGCTGCGCGCTGCTCAGCCGACCTGA
- a CDS encoding type IV pili methyl-accepting chemotaxis transducer N-terminal domain-containing protein, translating into MNISSPRLPWSLGAKLNLIGACLLLLALSGIGLMMSFTRQLDGGAAAVNEAGRMRMQTWRLAQSLEGGNPALIAGQLDQFEQSLLLLSRGDPTRPLALPKDPATRAAFVVVQDEWLRLRSDWTSGPAPQAEQVAERATQFVAHIDDFVSAIESQLASLTALLNWLQFAMVGLALTAAAALLYAGYRLILRPLSRLHAGLAQVGRGDLEARVSVSSHDEFGALSEGFNAMAATLQGLYQNLEAQVSAKTQDLALQNTRLAALYRAADWVSKADSLPTLAQGFATQLRALAQADASAVRWSDEGNRRYLLLASDGLPQALVDEEQCVPTGACFCGQTLDSAETRVIPILPLQDGPDADARAMLGHCERAGFQAVITVPVRLHERMLGELNLFYRQPKELAADERALLETLASHLAGAIEGLRASAMEREAAVAEERGLLARELHDSIAQSLSFLKIQVSLLRQAQERQQPEAAAQAVAELDAGVRESLADVRALLLHFRTRTNGEDILPALQSTLRKFEQQSGLQSELSMANDGLPLAADVQVQVLHVVQEALSNVRKHAQARRVWVSVQQRPFWRVEVRDDGCGFQPDAAAWDETHVGLRIMQERAARIGGRVEVSSVPGQGSRVVLSLEPLVSADAGIQKGNA; encoded by the coding sequence ATGAATATCTCCTCGCCGCGTTTGCCCTGGTCATTGGGGGCCAAGCTGAACCTGATTGGCGCTTGCCTGCTCTTGCTGGCCCTCAGTGGCATCGGTCTGATGATGTCTTTCACCCGGCAGCTGGACGGCGGGGCTGCGGCGGTCAACGAAGCCGGCCGCATGCGCATGCAGACCTGGCGCTTGGCTCAATCTCTGGAGGGCGGCAACCCTGCGCTGATTGCGGGCCAGCTTGATCAGTTTGAGCAGAGCTTGCTCCTGCTCAGCCGCGGCGACCCCACGCGGCCGCTGGCCCTGCCCAAGGACCCGGCCACTCGCGCCGCATTTGTCGTGGTGCAGGACGAGTGGTTGCGCTTGCGCTCAGATTGGACCTCGGGCCCGGCGCCTCAAGCCGAACAAGTCGCGGAACGAGCGACGCAGTTTGTCGCTCATATCGATGACTTTGTGTCGGCGATTGAGTCGCAGCTGGCGAGCCTGACTGCGCTTCTCAACTGGCTGCAGTTCGCCATGGTCGGCCTGGCTTTGACGGCCGCCGCTGCCTTGCTGTATGCCGGCTACCGCCTGATCCTGCGGCCATTGAGCCGTTTGCATGCGGGCCTGGCTCAGGTCGGCCGCGGCGATCTGGAGGCGCGGGTGTCGGTCAGTTCGCACGATGAGTTCGGCGCCCTTTCAGAAGGCTTCAACGCCATGGCCGCCACCCTCCAGGGCCTGTATCAAAACCTGGAGGCCCAGGTGAGCGCCAAGACCCAGGATCTGGCGCTGCAGAACACCCGGCTGGCGGCGCTTTACCGGGCTGCCGACTGGGTGTCCAAGGCCGACAGCCTGCCCACGCTGGCCCAAGGCTTCGCCACCCAGCTCCGGGCCTTGGCTCAAGCCGATGCTTCGGCCGTGCGCTGGTCTGACGAGGGCAATCGACGTTACTTGCTGCTGGCCTCCGACGGCCTGCCGCAAGCCCTGGTGGACGAAGAGCAGTGCGTGCCGACGGGTGCTTGTTTTTGTGGTCAGACACTGGACAGCGCCGAAACCCGGGTGATCCCGATTCTGCCGCTGCAGGACGGGCCCGACGCAGACGCGAGAGCCATGCTCGGTCATTGCGAGCGCGCCGGTTTTCAAGCCGTCATCACCGTGCCGGTGCGCCTGCATGAGCGCATGCTGGGCGAGCTCAACCTCTTTTACCGCCAGCCCAAGGAGTTGGCGGCGGACGAACGCGCGCTGCTGGAAACCCTGGCCAGCCATCTGGCCGGCGCCATCGAGGGCTTGCGTGCGTCGGCGATGGAGCGCGAGGCTGCTGTGGCCGAGGAGCGCGGCCTGCTGGCACGCGAGCTGCACGACTCCATCGCCCAAAGCCTGTCCTTCTTGAAGATCCAGGTCAGCCTCTTGCGCCAGGCCCAGGAGCGCCAGCAGCCGGAGGCGGCGGCCCAGGCCGTGGCCGAGCTCGACGCTGGCGTGCGCGAGAGCCTGGCCGATGTGCGCGCCTTGTTGCTGCATTTCCGCACCCGCACCAACGGCGAGGACATCCTTCCCGCTTTGCAGAGCACCCTGCGCAAGTTCGAGCAGCAGTCGGGCTTGCAGAGCGAGCTCTCCATGGCCAATGACGGCCTGCCGCTGGCGGCCGATGTGCAGGTGCAGGTCCTGCATGTGGTGCAGGAAGCGCTGTCCAATGTGCGCAAACATGCGCAGGCGCGGCGGGTCTGGGTCAGCGTGCAGCAGCGGCCCTTCTGGCGTGTTGAAGTGCGTGACGACGGCTGTGGCTTCCAGCCCGATGCGGCGGCCTGGGACGAGACCCATGTCGGCTTGCGCATCATGCAGGAGCGCGCCGCCCGTATCGGCGGCCGGGTCGAGGTCAGCTCCGTGCCGGGGCAGGGCAGCCGCGTGGTGCTGAGCCTGGAACCCTTGGTGTCGGCTGACGCCGGTATTCAAAAAGGAAATGCATGA